The Setaria italica strain Yugu1 chromosome IX, Setaria_italica_v2.0, whole genome shotgun sequence genome has a window encoding:
- the LOC101752552 gene encoding uncharacterized protein LOC101752552 yields MEAKFFRFLKLVGVGFKARSESQGRELFLKLGYSHEVQFTTPPAVRVFCFKPNVICCTGIDKDRVHQFAGAVRNCKPPEVYKGKGILYLDEVIKLKPGKKQKK; encoded by the coding sequence ATGGAAGCCAAGTTTTTCCGGTTTCTGAAGCTCGTGGGGGTCGGTTTCAAAGCGAGGTCAGAGAGCCAAGGCCGTGAGCTGTTCCTGAAACTGGGGTACAGTCACGAGGTGCAGTTTaccacgccgcccgccgtccgTGTCTTCTGCTTCAAACCCAACGTAATCTGTTGCACCGGCATTGACAAGGACAGGGTGCACCAGTTCGCTGGTGCGGTCCGGAACTGCAAGCCCCCAGAGGTGTACAAGGGGAAGGGCATACTCTACCTCGATGAGGTCATCAAGCTGAAGCCCGGGAAGAAGCAAAAGAAGTGA